The genomic region TCTTTTGAGGACAAAACGATACCTACATGATAAAAATGCTACAGAAAAACTGGTTCAAGCAAGATACAAAAATGCTAAACTATATTGGAATATGCTCAAAAATAggcaaaataataacaataataagtcATCGGGCAATATATCAATCTCGCAGTTTGAGCAATATTTTAAATCCATCAATAATCCAGATTTGGTTTTCTATCAGGAAGATGAAGAAACCgaatattttaacaacagaTTCTTAAATGGGGAACTACAAGTCATGTTCTCAGAACTAGACATCGATATCTCAACTAAAGAAATAAAGACAGCATGCTCCCAACTAACCAGCGGTCGCTCTGGTGGACCTGATCTTATCTTAaacgaaattcttaaacatgGATTTCCTCATTTATCGggatattttaatgctttatttaataGTGTCCTAAAACTTGGTTATTTCCCTTCGCAATGGACAGAGGGCTATATTGtaccattatttaaaaaggGGGACCCAAATCTGCCTGAAAACTATAGGGGTATAACTCTTCTAAGCACATTAGGCAAATTATTTACCCgtataattaataatagatTGAATACATGGGCAGAAAATTACTATGTTTACACCGAGTCACAAGCcggtttcagaaaaaatatggGTACGATTGACAATATATATGTCTTTAGTAATATCATTGAAagtattcttaaacaaaacaacaaactgtatgtatgttttgttgactttaccaaagcatttgatttattattaaggggtaatatattttacaaactaaTTAAATACGGCATACGTGGCAACATGATGAATACTATACAGTCGTTATATTGCAATGTAAAATCAagcataaaatttcaaaatgagctAAGTgagacatttaaatgttcaataggGACACGTCAGGGGGACTGCTTGTCtccatttatattttctatgtatattaATGACTTAGAAGAAGAATTCTTACTAAAAGGGTTCCAAGGTCTTAATATTAACACACTCAAACTACTGCTATTATTGTATGCCGATGATATCgttatattttccaattcagaGGAAGACCTACAAAATGgcttgaatattttacaaaattattgtcAGAAATGGAAATTagttgttaatattgaaaaaacaaagaTTATGGTGTTTCGGAAAGGGGGCagattaagaaataatttaaaattcttttatgataataaagaaatagaaatagtAAATCAGTTTACATACCTTGGAATAACTTTTTCCACTGGGGGCtcatttaataaaacgtttGAAGCCCTTGGAGGTCAAGCGCTCAAAgccatatttaaacttaaaaaatacttatcaacatttacaaatttgaaagtaAGCCACGTCTTATCATTATTCGATAAATTAATAACTCCAATACTTAATTATGGTTCAGAAGTATGGGGTTTTTCGAAAGCAGATGGACTTGAAAAAATCCAcctccattttttaaaaatactattaGGCGTTAAACTTTCAACGcaaaacaactttatatatGGAGAATTAGGTAGAGTCCCATTGTATGTCCATAGATTGACATCAATCATCCGCTTTTGgttgaaaataacaatgacGGATGGAAGAAAATTCATCCGACTTACATATAACTCGATGTTAACTGATATACAAAACAACGCAACGGAAATAAATTGggcaattaaagttaaaaatctgTTAGAATCTATGGGATTCGCTGAAGTTTGGCTTAACCAAGGggttgtaaatacaaaatattttatacacaccTTTAAGATGAGGGCTAGAGACTGTTTCATGCAAAAATGGAATGAAGAATTACGAGAGTCATCAAGAGCGtcaacatacatactatttgcaaattttaattatCACTCATATTTAGAcaccatacaaaacaataaattcagaACAGCTTTAACACGACTAAGAGTAGCATCACACAGATTAGAAATAGAAATGGGCAGATGGCACAAGCCCCAGATAATTCCAAGAAATGAACGAAAATGCCAACTTTGTAATAcacttgaagatgaattccattttctcTTAGAATGTCCTTTATATCATGAATTAAGAATCTTATACATTAAGCGATATTATTGGCGCAATCCAAATATTCCTAAATTTATCGAACTGATTTCGAGCGAAAATGTAACTACTATtagaaaactatgttgttttgtctataagGGCTTTGAAATGCGTCAGTTTAGACATTAGACACTTTTCTCCACTaactatttttcagtatttaaagcaaatgtgatataactttactttgtttatacattatgattgattttgaaagttgttctatcggaaatgtttatatactgtacatgtttatattatatgtaactgatgggctgtaagcttatagttaataaaatcttcttcttcttcttcttcttcttcttcttcttctattgTTGGCTTTGTTTCTAGCTGTATCAAGTTTCTTCTTTAAATCACCAAGATATTCTGTTGAAATTTGAtcttcattttcaattttgaatagAGTGCTCGTGCTTCATGGCGTTTTATGAGAATGTAAGTGACGGCAAGTACTTTTTCCAATTATCTTCCTTTTCCGGTTCTAAAGTTCCAATCATGTTAAGAAGTGTTCTGTTGAAGCGCTCTGATATGCCCTTACATTGTGGATGGTAAATTGTAGTTATGATCGTCTCTTTTCCTATTAACTGACAAAGTTCCTTAAATTTCACATTCAAAATTTGTTTCTTGATCTGATAATAATTTGGTCGGTGTTCCGAAAATGTAGATGAACTTGTTTAGTAGAGCCTCTGCAGTTGTTTTCGCAGTCTGGTTCTTTGTTGCAACCGCCACCGAGTACTTTGGGAAGTGGTCTGTTACCACAAGAATGTTCCTCATTCCTCCTTTACACGCATCTACTGTAAGGAAGTCTGTACTAACAATCTCCAATGGATATGTTGATTTGATGTTTATCAGTGATGCTCTTGCATTTGTTGGCGATTTTTTTCTGAGACTTCGGTCATATCGGTCTACAGTGTATCCTTGCCAAAAAAAAATCGTTCGCGgatttatgttattgttctttCTCTTTCAGGTTGACCGACTTCATTGTGTAAATCAGCCAGTACTTGTTTTCTATGTATTGATGGTAATACTAGTTGTTGAACCTTTTTGTGTTTTCTACTATTTCCCTGTTTAGCAATCCTCTTTTAGCAATACATTTCTCAAACTGTGTTGACATAGATAAATGTTCTCTCTTTCCAGTTTCTAATGCTCTCTTCGGAAATACTCTGTATATGGTGGCCCGTAAACAAACTCCTAAAATCTCATCTTCTCTCTGCTGTCTTTAAGTTCCCTCATTTCTATGTGTTATGGTTTGACTTGGGTCATAAGGTACATCCATGATGTTCAAGTTGTGACAATGTAAAGTTTCAGCTATTGGTGTGTTGTAGTTGGCATTACACATAGCTTTTATGATGTCACCTTAGATTCTAATTTCTTTAATCTCATTTCTGTCTTGCATGTGGTATCTTGACATTATGTCCGCATCTGCGTTCTTCGATCCAGGTCTATAAATTATTGTATGTGAAACCCATCTCTGGCCAGTTGCTTCCAGTTTTGCTGCGCTCATAATGTATGTTAAATAGTCTCTGAATTTTTCTGTTATCGACCACTTTAAAGCAAGGAATTCaagtttaaatgctaaattatttttttcaaattttgataagCTTCTGCTAGCGAAGGCGATAACTCCTTTTCTTCTTTCTTGTTCTTGGTGCAGTACGGATAAAATGCCACTATTCGAGGCGTCTGTATGCAGTTCAAAAGGTTGGTCGAATACGGGATAGCCTAAAACTGGTGGAGATGTTATTAGCTCTTTGATGTTTCTTTATGTATATCTTCCCATTTCCATTCTAATGTCTTTgctttcatgattttttttaaagttgtggTTGGTGGTAATAAATCTAGAAGTGGTTTTGCTATCTTGctgaagtttttttatgaatttgcGATAGTATCCTGCTAGTACCGAAAATGATCTCAATTTGTCTGAATTTGTTGGTTTTGGGTAGTTTTGGACTTTTTCACACTTTTCGGGGTCTGCCTCTACTCCATCCACTTCTACGACATGGCCAAggaatttaacttttttgttcAAGAAAGAAACATTTCTCTGGAGATAATTTGATGCCTGCTTTTTGTAATCTAGTCAAAATGAGTTGCAATCTTTCtaaattttcttcaaatgtGTTGCTCATTATAATAAAGTCATCCAAgtatattatgcatattttcatGTTGTAATTGCCTAAGATCTCATCGACAATTCTCTGAAACGTAGCCGGTCTGTAACAACAACCAAACGGTAATTTGTTGAATTCCAAGAATCCCAGGGGTCCTACAGTGAAGGCGGTTCTCTCTTTGTGATACTCGTCCACCTCAATGTGGTGATAACCACTTTTCATATCAATTGTGCTGAACCACTTCGACCCATGTAGACAATCTATTACATCTCCTATTCGTGGAAGGGCGTAGCTATCTTCAACTGTTCTTTCATTCAATTTCCTGTAGTCGACACACATTCGGATCTTTCCATTTTTCTTTCTACAAATGACGACCGGTGATGCCCATGGTGAGTACGATCTTCGGATTACTGCACTTGCTAATAAATCTTCCAGGTGTCTTATAACTTCATCAACCGTATTCGGCGGTATTTTTCTATAACGTTCTTTGAAAGGTGTTTCATCATGTAAATCTATTCTATGTTTTTTTACCAGTACAGTTTCCAATGTCAGTATCACGTTTAGAGAAAATCTATTCAAGTTGTTTCAAAAGTTCAATTAACTGTTTATGTTGGTCCTTGGAAACTTCAGAGTTAATGTTAATCTGTTTGAGTACATCTGGCATTGGttgttctttttcatttttttaaacacgcTTTCATCTAGGGTGACTGGTTGAATTACACAAACTATGGCTTTTGTAGAAATAGTTATAGTTCTTGAAgttaaattcataatgtttaCTGTGTATTCTTGTTTTGTGTTGGACTCATAATGGAAAACTGCTGGGGGCTCCAACGTTACAATAGCGGCCGCTTGGGCCGTTGTGGTTTTAGAAAAGCTTACGCCCTAAGGTACGCCCTCTCACTTACGGGGTCCATATCTTGGATCCGCCCCTTTCAGCAGATGTTGCCATATCCGTGCCGTGGATGAGTCATCTTTGTTGCTCTGGCGAGAATTATTCATTGAAGGTGATTTATGTATCTAATCGttagtatttaaagttattatcgTAAGTTGGCATGATTGTGTGcgttatattttattgttataaagcCGGCCCcgataagttttttttaattgataaatgttgcTACAAGTGTTACTTAGGTTGAGATATTGAAGACCggtttaatattataaatgacgGCTATGATGCTTTATCTTTTTGATAAAGATATTTGAATGCACCTGTTATCTGTGACTGTGTGCTTCTTGTCAAGTGTCGGCTGGGTCTTGAATCTTGTAACTTAAGACTGGTTCAGTTTGTGCGTGTTTCCTGACTTATTTTGGGTTACATCCCCAACGCTATGAAACGctcctttttatttatttcaccgAAGGATTAAACCCTAAAAACCGTTTTGTAAGGAGAATTAAGTGTACTCTAATAAACAAAACCTATCGTTCATTATTTCATCGTTCGGTCTATTTTTACgcattcttgttcatttctGGACTTCCCAATTTTAGTCAAAACAACGCATTTTTCCAAGCCCCAGTTCCAAAATGGTGAAAAGTAATCAACACACACTGGATGCAtcgttaatttatttatatggctactgggcttgtccctgtatgtTCCACAATTGAAGAATCGGCCGCTGATGTCGTCTagttccaaggcggttaccACACACTTAATTAAATGGACTGCTGGCTTCTTGTTGTAGGTTCCATTACATTATGTAATTCAGAAACCTCTCAATTACAATCAATCAtcgtaattatttatatatccgAATCACCGTTGTCAGCAAAACCTgggtttgaaattgaaatgatgATAACTCTAGCTCCTTCGTTAATTGAGATATAAATACGGGATAGTTTTGGCTGTTGTGTTTctgtaaggtgtaaaaattaaAGCGCGggtcatttttagctcgactattcgaagaataaggagatctatcctagtcacccgagcgtcggcgtcggcatAGCCACTTATgtttaagtttgcgtaccaactcaaatattttcaaagtccattgacatctggctttgaaactttgcacacttgttcaccatcatgtccccaacctgtacacagtaGGAGGTAACTCTTTCAAGCATTTTGGCaaaattatgtttctttttctacttagaatttacgttcaATTTtctgtaccacctcaaatattttcaaattctattgacatctggctttgaaactttgcacacttgttcaccattatTCCCCAACCCATACACAGGAGAAgataactctatcaagcattttgacaaaattatgcctctttttctacttagaatttaggttaaagtttgagtaccacctcaaatattttcaaagtccattgacatctggcgttgaaactttgcacacttgttcaccatcatgcccccatcCTGTACACAgtaggaggtaactctatcaagcattttgacaaaactatgcccctttttctacttagaatttaaagtttgcgtaccacctcaaatattttccaattcaatttatgtaaatatctcagcacatcatgtattgcattaaaatctaacattgatacatgcatgtttcgccaaaactgttcaatccatacaccgaaaagcggcggaatagtcgagcgcgctgtctctgtgacagctcttgttgtatTTTAGTAACATCTATAAATGTATCAAACATACAGTTGTTAATCTTAAATCGAAACTATGCGACAAGCACATATCCAAGCGTTTTATTAAAATTAGGTTTCATGATTCGATACAGAGATTGTAGGACAACGACCATACATTATCAGCGAAACATGCAATAATTCGGCCACTATCGTATAAAATTACACTGTATAAGATTTCCTCTCCACATAAATtccaacatttattgataaagaagaaatacatttttggaaGTGTGTTCTGACTGTTGTCAATCTTGATCACGGAAAATCTCTGAAAATGCGATATTTCGGAAGCACTCAAACCATAGTTGGGACATTCCATCCGTTCATTTGGTCCAGACTGATTATTGACAGTAATGataagtgcaacactgtcaacgccccaaTCTAACACAGGCGTAAGTGGTTTGGTGGTTAGGTGTGAGGGACAGAAGGAGTAAATTACATAACTACACTTCTGAATCTACGCATCTAGATAACAAAACGCTGTAGAAATATTTGCACATGTATAAATGTCTCAGATTTGAATCATACCaagttgttttaacattttccaGTCGGTGTATGACATGTGTACTGAAGATGTATGGCACAAATCCCATAAACACTCCCCTTCAGAGCATTCGCTTGAGGTAAGTGCATTGAGAGATAGAAATATATgccattttatattaaaatgatctAGTAAATGCAATCTCATGTACAGTAATGAGGATGTTTGTGTAACGTAATGCTTTTCATCACACGTCTATCTAGCATAAGGCACAAtcaattaaaacacttatatatattttgtccatGTAAGCAGGCTTTATATACTTCTTTTATATGTGCTTTTTGTCAGAAATTTGATCAATTGTTTAATAGCTCAATTTGTCATTTGTACATTGTCTTCTGGACCCGTGGCCATATACCATAGATAaatgatgtttgaaaaaaaacattttaggtAAGCTAAACTAGGAATCAATGGCATGTTTCTAAGTGTATCGTgggttaaatatatatattatttcagtttattatgcccccccccccttcgaagaagatgggtatattgctttgcacatatcggtaggtcggtcggtcggtccgtcggtagaccaaagcttgtccgagtgataactcaacaattccgggaagtatggtcatcaaacttgacatgaaggttgggcctgaccagtagatgaccccttttgattttaggggtcaaaggtcaaggtcacagtgaccttgaaagcaaactcgacaatttctggacctttggtcatcaaacttgacatgaaggttgggcctgaccagtagatgacccctcttgactttgggggtcatcggaccaaggtcaagatcacagtaacctttaacgaaaaaagttaacaaaccttctcccagtgatatctcaacaatgccagaacctatgatcatcaaacttgagatggaagttgggcctgacgaggagatgacccttattgatttaaggagtcattgggtcaaaggtcaatttcacagtgaccttgaatgcgaaaatgtttcaagtgataatacgacagtgcctgcacccatggccctcaaacttgacttggagttgtgtctgatctttagatgaccccttatgattttagggtccatcgagtcaaaggtcaaggtaacagtgaccttgaacgaaaaaagcttgtctgtgtgataacttgtcaatgcctgcacctatggccctcaaacttgacattaagatttttggtgaccagctgatgactcctatggattttgagatcaaaggtcatggtcataacacactctatcctcaaactttgaatggtcatcttaaaactgcctcaacgacATCCAAtatcagtgacaaatcagctgtcatttcggtccatgcatatttcattccattgtccatataatcctgacaacatggcgctcaggggggggggggggggggataatgttggacaaacatctcttgttttagtTTCTGCTTTAATCGATGGCCATGGACTAGTGACTCTTGTTTGATGATCATGATTTCTACATGTCAATGTGTtttacaaagtttattttttcctGGGAAGTTTCAAATCGTTATGCACAATGGCGCTTTCATTCTGCAACGAGTTGAGGCAATCCTCTCTACTCGGTTTTTGATGGCAGTTTGTCCGCAAACTGAACTACTTCTCGATCGCGctattatatacaattaatacaaagtGTCTGAACTATTTGTccgttttattttcatttcaggaGTTTATTCAGAGCCGCCTCCCGAAGGCATTACACCCAGGGCATGTAACAAATCCATTACGATCATTTATTCACTCTTGTATAAAGTGCATCTCTTCCATGACGTCACAACGCCATCCGCTAGCCATTTACTGGATTCCAAAGGGAGATCCGATAGACAGTGACATGTTTGACATATCCACGGGTACGAGTGGTCAAGTTTGTGACTGGACTGTGTGGCCAGCGGTGGTCAAAGGGGATGGAAGTGTGGTCAAGAAAGGAATGGTTATGCCCATTGTGTAATTATAAGACAATCATTGATATGTTCAGAAAAGGGGATTTGACATAGAAAACCAACTAGTtcgataatatttcataatattcaAGTTAATTTGTTTAGTAAGATTTACGAGGGCAATATATACAACAATTACTAATTACTTCTTttcaaatagtttgtttttgtcCTTTTGAAAGCAATTGATCTGACACTCATTTTAAATGAGCAAAGCATCTAATACCATTTATAGATGTTGTATATAGAACATACGTGTACGAGAAACTAAGCATGTTTTGCTGAAGAATTTCCATAATATATTCCAAAGAAACTCCTACTGTATGTAAATTAGTTAGAGGCATATTTGTTAAGAAATATTGCCAAATGTATCTTGTTTATActatttttagaattaaaagTTATCAAGTAATTatagttatttttgtgtttcgtttattttattattattattattattattattattattattattattattattattattattattatatcttaTGAACACCATTGTCCTTTCCATGTGTAAGtattaaaaaagttgtttgaCCTGAAGATGGCATgcagccatttgtataaaacttggtTTAGTTGTCCACATGTTATCTTTTGGTTAGTGGTTAGTTGCACATTTAACTGCCattttattggataaatattgaccaatcaataaccATTTTAGTTAACTTTGACCAAACATAAGAATTAACAAGTGTTATAGAATTGACTGCTGGATCTTTTCCAGAAAAGCAATGATACAGTGTGTGTGACTGATATAGTGTGTGTGACTGATATAGTGTGTGTGACTGATATAGTGTGTGTGACTGTTATAGTGTGTGTGACTGATATAGTGTGTGTGACTGATATAGTGTGTGTGACTGTTATAGTGTGTGTGACTGATAAAGTGTGTGTGACTGATATAGTGTGTGTGTGACTGATATAGTGTGTGTGACTGATATAGTGTGTATGACTGATATAATGTGTGTGACTGATATAGTGTGTGTGTGACTGATAGAGTGTGTGTGACTGATATAGTGTGTGTGACTGGTATAGTGGGTGTGACTGATATAGTGTGTGTGACTGTTATAGTGTGTGTGACTGATATAGTGTGTGTGACTGATATAGTGTGTGTGTGACTGATATAGTGTGTGTGACTGATATAGTGTGTATGACTGATATAGTGTGTGTAACTGATATAGTGTGTGTGACTGATATAGTGTGTGTGACTGATATAGTGTGTGTGACTgatatagtgtgtgtgtgtgactgATATAGTGTGTGTGACTGATATAGTGTGTATGACTGATATAGTGTGTGTGTGACTGATATAGTGTGTGTGACTGATATAGTGTGTGTGTGACTGATATAGTGTGTGTGACTGATATAGTGTGTATGACTgatatagtgtgtgtgtgtgactgATATAGTGTGTGTGACTGATATAGTGTGTGTGACTGATATAGTGTGTGTGACTGTTATAGTGTGTGTGACTGATATAGTGTGTGTGACTGATATAGTGTGTGCGACTGTTATAGTGTGTGTGACTgatatagtgtgtgtgtgtgtgactgATATAGTGTGTGTGACTGATATAGTGTGTGTGACTGATATAGTGTGTATGACTGATATAATGTGTGTGACTGATATAGTGTGTGTGTGACTGATAGAGTGTGTGTGACTGATATAGTGTGTGTGACTGATATAGTGGGTGTGACTGATATAGTGTGTGTGACTGTTATAGTGTGTGTGACTGATATAGTGTGTGTGACTGATATAGTGTGTGTGTGACTGATATAGTGTGTGTGACTGATATAGTGTGTATGACTGATATAGTGTGTGTAACTGATATAGTGTGTGTGACTGTTATAGTGTGTGTGGCTGATATAGTGTGTGTGACTGATATAGTGTGTGTGACTGATAGAGTGTGTGTGACTGATATAGTGTGTGTGTGACTGATAAAGTGTGTGTGACTGATATAGTGTGTGTAACTGATATAGTGTGTATGACTGATATAGTGTGTGTGACTGAGAAAGTGTGTGTGGCTGATATAGTGTGTGTGACTGATATAGTGTGTGTGTGACTGATATAGTGTGTGTGACTGATATAGTGTGTATGACTGATATAGTGTGTGTAACTGATATAGTGTGTGTGACTGTTATAGTGTGTGTGGCTGATATAGTGTGTGTGACTGATATAGTGTGTGTGACTGATAGAGTGTGTGTGACTGATATAGTGTGTGTGTGACTGATAAAGTGTGTGTGACTGATATAGTGTGTGTAACTGATATAGTGTGTATGACTGATATAGTGTGTGTGACTGAGAAAGTGTGTGTGGCTGATATAGTGTGTGTGACTGATATAGTGTGTGTGACTGATATAGTGTGTGTGGCTGATATAGTGTGTGTGACTGATACCGTGTGTATGACTGATATAGTGTGTGTGTGACTGATATAGTGTGTGTGACTGAGATAGTGTGTGTGGCTGATATAGTGTGTATGACTGATATAGTGTGTGTGACTGATATAGTGTGTGTGACTGATATAGTGTATGTGACTGATATAGTGTGTGTGACTGATATAGTGTGTGTGTGACTGATATAGTATGTGTGACTGATATAGTGTGTGTGACTGATATAGTGTGTATGACTGATATAGTGTGTGTAACTGATATAGTGTGTGTGACTGATATAGTGTGTGTGACTGATATAGTGTATGTGTGACTGATATAGTGTGTGTGACTGATATAGTGTGTGTGACTGATACAGTGTGTATGACTGAGATAGTGTGTGTGACTGATATAGTGTGTGTGACTGATATAGTGCGTGTGGCTGATATAGCGTGTGTGACTGATATAGTGTGTGTGACTGATATAGTGTGTGTGACTGATATAGTGTGTGTGTGACTGATATAGTGGGTGTGTGACTGATATAGTGAGTGTGACTGATATAGTGTGTGTGACTGATATAGTGTGTGTGACTGATATAGTGTGTGTGTGACTGATATAGTGTGTGTGACTGATACAGTGTGTGTGACTGATATAGTTTGTGTGACTGATATAGTGTGTGTGACTGATATAGTGTGTGTGACTGATATAGTGTGTGTGGCTGATATAGTGTGTGTGACTGATATAGTGTGTGTAACTGATATAGTGTGTGTGGCTGATATAGTGTGTGTGACTGATATAGTGTGTGTGACTGATATAGTGTGTATGACAATATCTAATGTGTTAGTTTGCTATTTTATAGGGTGTCAT from Mya arenaria isolate MELC-2E11 chromosome 3, ASM2691426v1 harbors:
- the LOC128228725 gene encoding uncharacterized protein LOC128228725; the encoded protein is MAGKNNQLAEEFHRIYVNEWEEARASLTSEKHEEEIIYLLMRIVRSVYDMCTEDVWHKSHKHSPSEHSLEEFIQSRLPKALHPGHVTNPLRSFIHSCIKCISSMTSQRHPLAIYWIPKGDPIDSDMFDISTGTSGQVCDWTVWPAVVKGDGSVVKKGMVMPIV